A stretch of Nonomuraea africana DNA encodes these proteins:
- a CDS encoding radical SAM protein, which produces MADERPVIERRALVRGAFYETQARTMIEKVPASAGITERWAVSPYRGCAHACRGCGARRAHRGLGLDAGRDFDTRIVVKANAAPRLRAELRRWPGEPVAIGVGGDCYQEAEDTYHLMPPLIAALAEAGVPFTVYTKSPLALRDAELLAAAGARVAVSIAFVDEQIRRAVEPGAPTAQRRLELVAALAEAGVECRVLMAPVLPLLSDAADQLAATVRRIAAAGASGVEPVVLRLPNGPRQWYLAWLERAHPALVERYAELYDKAGMPAPGYEARITGQIAQLAQAYGMRCGPAPSPARRPPQVDQLALV; this is translated from the coding sequence GTGGCCGACGAGCGCCCGGTGATCGAGCGACGCGCGCTCGTGCGGGGCGCGTTCTACGAGACGCAGGCCCGCACGATGATCGAGAAGGTCCCGGCGAGCGCGGGCATCACCGAGCGGTGGGCGGTCAGCCCCTACCGCGGGTGCGCGCACGCCTGCCGCGGGTGCGGCGCCAGGCGCGCCCACCGCGGGCTCGGTCTCGACGCCGGGCGCGACTTCGACACCCGCATCGTGGTCAAGGCCAACGCCGCGCCACGCCTGCGGGCCGAGCTGCGGCGCTGGCCGGGCGAGCCGGTCGCGATCGGCGTCGGCGGCGACTGCTACCAGGAGGCCGAGGACACCTACCACCTGATGCCGCCGCTGATCGCCGCGCTGGCCGAGGCGGGCGTGCCGTTCACCGTCTACACCAAGAGCCCGCTGGCGCTGCGCGACGCGGAGCTGCTGGCGGCCGCGGGGGCGCGGGTGGCGGTGTCGATCGCGTTCGTCGACGAGCAGATCAGGCGCGCCGTCGAGCCCGGCGCGCCGACGGCGCAGCGCCGCCTGGAGCTGGTGGCGGCCCTGGCCGAGGCGGGCGTGGAGTGCCGGGTGCTGATGGCGCCGGTGCTGCCGCTGCTGAGCGACGCCGCCGACCAGCTGGCCGCGACCGTACGGCGCATCGCCGCCGCGGGCGCCTCGGGGGTGGAGCCGGTCGTGCTGCGCCTGCCGAACGGCCCGCGGCAGTGGTATCTGGCCTGGCTGGAGCGGGCGCATCCGGCGCTGGTGGAGCGCTACGCCGAGCTGTACGACAAGGCGGGGATGCCGGCGCCCGGCTACGAGGCGCGCATCACCGGCCAGATCGCGCAGCTGGCCCAGGCGTACGGCATGCGGTGCGGGCCGGCCCCCTCCCCCGCTCGCCGCCCTCCGCAGGTTGACCAGCTCGCCCTGGTCTGA
- the katG gene encoding catalase/peroxidase HPI, with protein sequence MSDTQDNAPSSAQGVDQKAAAGFPVAHDSVTAHGSESENPAIDSPTPKTGGRPRTNRDWWPNQLDLSVLRAHSSKGNPLAEGFSYAKEFEKLNVEALKQDIFEVLTTSQDWWPADFGHYGGLMIRMSWHAAGTYRIHDGRGGAGDGAQRFAPLNSWPDNANLDKARRLLWPVKQKYGQKISWADLLVLAGNVALESMGFKTFGFGFGREDVWEPEEIFWGPEDAWLGDERYATDTEMVPNFGATEMGLIYVNPEGPRGNADPAAAAHFIRETFRRMAMNDEETVALIAGGHTFGKTHGAGIADGHVGPEPEGAPLEAQGLGWLSSYGAGKGGDTITSGLEVTWSDRPTQWSNRFLEILFGYEWELTTSPGGAKQWVAKDAEAIIPDAYDPSKKHKPTMLTTDLALRIDPTYQKISLHFLENPDEFALAFAKAWYKLLHRDMGPVSRFLGPWVAEPQLWQDPVPAVDHELVGDADVASLKAKVLESGLTTAQLVSTAWASAASFRSTDKRGGANGARLRLEPQRSWEVNQPEQLATVLDTLQSIQREFNEGGGAKISLADLIVLAGSAAVEKAACEAGVAVTVPFRPGRADATQEQTDVESFRVLEPRADGFRNYVRSGEKTQPEVLLVDRAYMLNLTPPEMTVLIGGLRSLGANFGGTQHGVLTDRPGVLTNDFFTNLLSPGVRWKASDSEEHVYEIRDVATDEVKWTATAVDLIFGSNSQLRALAEVYASQDARDKFVTDFVAAWTKVMELDRFDLA encoded by the coding sequence ATGAGCGACACCCAGGACAACGCCCCCTCCAGCGCACAGGGCGTGGACCAGAAGGCGGCGGCCGGCTTCCCGGTCGCGCATGACTCCGTGACCGCGCATGGCAGCGAGAGCGAGAACCCGGCAATCGACTCGCCGACTCCGAAGACCGGCGGTCGTCCGCGCACGAACCGGGACTGGTGGCCCAACCAGCTCGACCTCTCGGTGTTGCGTGCGCACTCGTCCAAGGGCAACCCACTGGCAGAGGGCTTCAGCTATGCCAAGGAGTTCGAGAAGCTCAACGTCGAGGCCCTCAAGCAGGACATCTTCGAGGTGCTCACCACCTCGCAGGACTGGTGGCCGGCCGACTTCGGCCACTACGGCGGTCTCATGATCCGGATGAGCTGGCACGCCGCGGGCACCTACCGCATCCACGACGGTCGCGGCGGGGCCGGCGATGGCGCTCAGCGTTTCGCCCCGCTCAACAGCTGGCCCGACAACGCCAACCTCGACAAGGCCCGCCGGCTGCTGTGGCCGGTCAAGCAGAAGTACGGCCAGAAGATCTCGTGGGCCGACCTGCTCGTGCTCGCCGGCAACGTCGCCCTGGAGTCGATGGGTTTCAAGACCTTCGGCTTCGGCTTCGGCCGCGAGGACGTCTGGGAGCCAGAAGAGATCTTCTGGGGTCCGGAGGACGCCTGGCTCGGTGACGAGCGCTACGCCACCGACACCGAGATGGTGCCGAACTTCGGCGCGACCGAGATGGGTCTCATCTACGTCAACCCGGAGGGTCCCCGCGGCAACGCGGACCCGGCTGCGGCGGCGCATTTCATCCGCGAGACCTTCCGACGGATGGCGATGAACGACGAGGAGACTGTCGCTCTCATCGCCGGCGGCCACACGTTCGGCAAGACCCACGGCGCCGGCATCGCGGACGGCCACGTGGGGCCGGAGCCCGAAGGCGCGCCGCTGGAGGCGCAGGGCCTGGGCTGGCTGAGCAGCTACGGCGCCGGCAAGGGCGGTGACACGATCACCAGCGGTCTCGAGGTGACGTGGAGCGACCGGCCGACGCAGTGGAGCAACCGTTTCTTGGAGATCCTCTTCGGCTACGAGTGGGAGCTCACCACGAGCCCCGGCGGCGCGAAGCAGTGGGTCGCGAAGGACGCCGAGGCGATCATCCCGGACGCCTACGACCCGTCGAAGAAGCACAAGCCGACGATGCTCACGACCGACCTGGCGCTGCGCATCGACCCGACGTACCAGAAGATCTCCCTCCACTTCCTGGAGAACCCCGACGAGTTCGCGTTGGCCTTCGCCAAGGCCTGGTACAAGCTGCTGCACCGCGACATGGGTCCGGTCAGCCGCTTCCTCGGACCGTGGGTCGCCGAGCCCCAGCTGTGGCAGGACCCAGTGCCGGCCGTCGACCACGAACTCGTGGGTGACGCCGACGTCGCTTCCCTCAAGGCGAAGGTTCTGGAGTCCGGCCTCACGACCGCTCAACTGGTCTCCACCGCCTGGGCCTCCGCCGCGAGCTTCCGGTCCACCGACAAGCGCGGCGGCGCCAACGGCGCCCGGCTCCGTCTCGAGCCGCAGCGCAGCTGGGAGGTCAACCAGCCCGAGCAACTGGCGACGGTCCTGGACACCCTCCAGAGCATCCAGCGCGAGTTCAACGAGGGCGGCGGCGCGAAGATCTCGCTCGCCGACCTGATCGTACTGGCCGGCTCGGCCGCCGTCGAGAAGGCAGCATGCGAGGCCGGCGTGGCAGTGACGGTGCCGTTCCGCCCGGGCCGCGCCGACGCCACTCAGGAGCAGACCGACGTCGAGTCCTTCCGGGTCCTCGAGCCGCGGGCCGACGGCTTCCGCAACTACGTGCGTTCCGGCGAGAAGACCCAACCGGAGGTGCTGCTCGTCGACCGTGCCTACATGCTCAACCTGACCCCGCCCGAAATGACCGTCCTTATCGGCGGCCTGCGTTCCCTCGGAGCCAACTTCGGCGGTACCCAGCACGGCGTCCTCACCGACCGGCCCGGCGTGCTCACCAACGACTTCTTCACCAACCTGCTCTCCCCGGGCGTCCGGTGGAAGGCATCGGACTCCGAGGAGCATGTGTACGAGATCCGCGACGTGGCCACCGATGAGGTGAAGTGGACCGCCACCGCGGTCGACCTCATCTTCGGCTCCAACTCCCAGCTACGAGCCCTCGCGGAGGTCTACGCCAGCCAGGACGCCCGCGACAAGTTCGTGACCGACTTCGTTGCAGCCTGGACCAAGGTCATGGAACTCGACCGGTTCGACCTCGCCTGA
- a CDS encoding FAD-dependent monooxygenase, which translates to MHDVLIVGGGGAGLTASMLLSRLGVDHLLVSALPTTSALPKAHLLNQRTTEIFAGLGIAETVYRHGTPPEQMRSSRVNEHTNEKSR; encoded by the coding sequence ATGCATGACGTGCTCATCGTGGGCGGCGGCGGCGCCGGCCTGACCGCCTCCATGCTGCTGTCCCGGCTCGGCGTCGACCACCTGCTCGTCAGCGCGCTGCCGACCACCTCGGCGCTGCCCAAGGCACACCTGCTCAACCAGCGCACCACGGAGATCTTCGCCGGCCTCGGCATCGCCGAGACCGTCTACCGGCACGGCACCCCGCCCGAGCAGATGCGCTCCTCGAGGGTCAACGAGCATACGAACGAGAAGTCGCGTTAG
- a CDS encoding amidohydrolase family protein — MDRQGIAAAILSLTTPGAYLGDGSDAARVARQSNEYAARLVTDHPGRFGFFATLTLPDVKAAVTEASYALGELAADGVMLLANSDGRYLGDPAFDPLMALLDELSAVVFVHPAQLPGPVAEGIPPFAADFLLDTTRAAFTLVKHDVPRRLPNIRFILAHAGGFVPYAAHRLALTVFGETGRDLNQVLGDLRGFYFDTALSASPVLQGFARPGHILYGSDWPFAPEPAVAYFTTWADDAAINHRNARELFKERFDA, encoded by the coding sequence ATGGACCGCCAGGGCATCGCCGCCGCCATCCTGTCGCTGACCACGCCCGGCGCGTACCTGGGCGACGGGAGCGACGCCGCCCGCGTGGCCCGGCAGTCCAACGAGTACGCCGCCCGGCTCGTCACCGACCACCCCGGCCGGTTCGGGTTCTTCGCCACGCTGACCCTGCCCGACGTGAAAGCCGCCGTCACCGAGGCGTCGTACGCGCTCGGCGAGCTGGCGGCCGACGGCGTGATGCTGCTGGCCAACAGCGACGGACGCTACCTGGGCGATCCGGCCTTCGACCCGCTCATGGCGCTGCTCGACGAGCTTTCGGCGGTCGTGTTCGTCCATCCGGCCCAGCTGCCCGGACCGGTGGCGGAGGGCATCCCGCCGTTCGCCGCCGACTTCCTGCTCGACACCACCCGCGCCGCCTTCACCCTGGTCAAGCACGACGTGCCGCGGCGCCTCCCGAACATCCGCTTCATCCTGGCCCACGCCGGCGGATTCGTTCCCTACGCCGCCCACCGCCTGGCGCTCACGGTCTTCGGTGAGACCGGCCGCGACCTGAACCAGGTGCTGGGGGACCTGCGCGGCTTCTACTTCGACACCGCCCTGTCGGCCAGCCCCGTTCTGCAGGGCTTCGCCAGGCCGGGCCACATCCTCTACGGCAGCGACTGGCCCTTCGCCCCCGAACCCGCCGTGGCGTACTTCACCACCTGGGCCGACGACGCGGCGATCAACCACCGCAACGCCCGCGAGCTGTTCAAGGAGAGATTCGATGCATGA